A section of the Streptococcus oriscaviae genome encodes:
- a CDS encoding DUF1349 domain-containing protein, with amino-acid sequence MNTKDFYWVREPENYQISDTEIRITTQAHTDLWQKTYYHFVNDNAPLLLMDTEEEYFSFTVKTDFSNSHTRFDQCGVVVYQDSENWIKGSIEYENEDFQHLGSVVTNHGYSDWATQEIPASVKSIYYRLSRRGSDFCIENSKDGVHFEQMRVCHLQEGSGKIHFGIYACSPEDSSFEAVFSEMSLTDCKWLAHDGQQPDEA; translated from the coding sequence ATGAACACAAAGGATTTTTACTGGGTTCGGGAACCAGAAAATTATCAGATTTCGGATACAGAAATTAGAATCACAACCCAAGCTCATACAGACTTGTGGCAGAAGACCTACTACCATTTTGTCAATGACAATGCTCCCCTGCTCTTGATGGACACGGAGGAAGAGTATTTTTCCTTTACGGTTAAGACGGATTTTTCCAATAGCCATACTCGTTTTGATCAGTGCGGTGTAGTAGTCTATCAGGATTCGGAAAACTGGATTAAGGGCTCGATTGAGTATGAAAATGAAGATTTTCAACACTTGGGCAGCGTCGTGACCAACCATGGCTATTCCGACTGGGCTACCCAGGAAATTCCTGCCTCCGTCAAGTCCATTTATTACCGTTTGAGCCGACGCGGCAGTGATTTTTGTATTGAAAATTCCAAAGACGGTGTCCATTTTGAGCAAATGCGGGTCTGCCACCTGCAGGAAGGCAGCGGTAAGATCCATTTCGGCATCTATGCCTGCTCGCCAGAAGACTCTTCCTTTGAAGCCGTCTTTTCGGAAATGAGTTTGACAGACTGCAAGTGGCTGGCCCACGATGGCCAGCAGCCAGATGAAGCATAG
- a CDS encoding helix-turn-helix domain-containing protein, which yields MKLPTEEISSLVGYSEVDAFSRAFNKWTGMTLTNYKKQFPR from the coding sequence ATGAAGCTGCCGACCGAGGAGATTTCCTCCCTCGTTGGTTACAGCGAGGTCGATGCCTTCAGCCGTGCCTTTAACAAGTGGACAGGCATGACGTTAACGAATTATAAGAAACAGTTCCCTCGTTAA
- a CDS encoding ACT domain-containing protein: MKAIITVVGKDKTGIVAGVATKVSELGLNIDDISQTVLDEYFTMMAVVSSEEKKDFTLLRSELEAYGQSLNVKINIQSAAIFDAMHNL; encoded by the coding sequence ATGAAAGCAATTATTACAGTAGTTGGTAAGGATAAGACAGGTATTGTTGCAGGCGTTGCAACCAAGGTTTCTGAATTGGGGCTCAACATTGATGATATTTCTCAAACCGTTTTGGATGAGTATTTCACCATGATGGCAGTGGTATCTTCAGAAGAAAAGAAAGATTTCACCCTGCTACGCTCAGAGTTGGAAGCCTATGGTCAGAGCCTGAACGTGAAGATCAATATCCAGAGCGCAGCCATCTTTGATGCTATGCACAATCTGTAA
- a CDS encoding PFL family protein has protein sequence MDIRQVKETIDMIEEQNFDIRTITMGISLLDCIDADIDKAAEKVYQKIVTKAKNLVAVGDEIAAELGIPIVNKRVSVTPIALIGAATDATDYLPLAHALDKAANEIGIDFIGGFSALVQKGYQKGDEILINSIPQALAQTSKVCSSVNIGSTKTGINMTAVRDMGRIIKETAQASDMGAAKLVVFANAVEDNPFMAGAFHGVGEADVVINVGVSGPGVVKRALEKVRGESFDVVAETVKKTAFKITRIGQLVGTLASERLGVKFGIVDLSLAPTPAVGDSVARVLEEMGLETVGTHGTTAALALLNDAVKKGGVMACNQVGGLSGAFIPVSEDEGMIAAVQNGSLNLEKLEAMTAICSVGLDMIAIPEDTPYETIAAMIADEAAIGVINQKTTAVRIIPKGKEGDMIEFGGLLGTAPVMKVNQASSVDFINRGGQIPAPIHSFKN, from the coding sequence ATGGATATTAGACAGGTAAAAGAAACCATTGACATGATTGAGGAGCAGAATTTTGACATCCGTACCATCACCATGGGTATTTCGCTTCTCGACTGTATTGATGCAGATATTGATAAAGCAGCTGAAAAAGTCTATCAAAAAATCGTTACCAAGGCTAAGAATTTGGTTGCCGTCGGTGACGAAATCGCTGCAGAGTTGGGGATTCCGATTGTAAATAAACGGGTCAGCGTGACCCCTATTGCCCTGATTGGTGCAGCAACGGATGCGACAGATTACCTTCCATTGGCTCACGCTCTCGACAAGGCAGCCAATGAAATCGGCATTGATTTTATCGGTGGCTTTTCAGCCTTGGTACAAAAAGGGTACCAGAAGGGGGATGAGATTCTCATCAACTCTATTCCGCAGGCTTTGGCTCAGACTTCTAAGGTCTGCTCCTCTGTCAATATCGGCTCCACCAAGACCGGTATCAATATGACTGCCGTTCGGGATATGGGGCGGATTATCAAGGAGACAGCTCAGGCTTCTGATATGGGTGCGGCCAAGCTGGTGGTCTTTGCCAATGCGGTTGAAGACAATCCCTTCATGGCAGGCGCTTTCCACGGTGTCGGTGAAGCAGATGTCGTTATCAATGTCGGTGTTTCTGGCCCAGGAGTTGTCAAACGTGCCCTTGAGAAAGTGCGCGGTGAGAGCTTTGATGTGGTGGCGGAAACCGTTAAAAAGACAGCCTTCAAGATTACCCGTATCGGTCAGTTGGTTGGAACCTTGGCTAGTGAGCGCTTGGGTGTCAAGTTTGGTATCGTTGACCTCTCCCTTGCCCCAACGCCAGCGGTTGGAGATTCTGTGGCGCGTGTCTTGGAAGAAATGGGTCTGGAAACCGTTGGTACACACGGAACGACAGCTGCACTTGCCCTCCTCAATGACGCCGTTAAAAAGGGTGGGGTTATGGCTTGTAACCAAGTTGGCGGCCTTTCAGGTGCCTTCATCCCTGTATCTGAAGATGAGGGTATGATTGCGGCTGTCCAAAATGGTTCCCTCAATCTGGAAAAACTGGAGGCCATGACAGCTATCTGCTCGGTTGGCTTGGATATGATTGCCATCCCAGAAGATACCCCTTATGAAACCATCGCGGCCATGATTGCGGACGAAGCGGCTATCGGGGTTATCAACCAAAAAACCACTGCCGTTCGGATTATTCCAAAGGGTAAGGAAGGGGACATGATTGAATTTGGCGGTCTTTTGGGAACAGCCCCAGTCATGAAGGTCAACCAAGCCTCATCTGTTGACTTTATCAATCGTGGCGGACAAATTCCTGCCCCGATTCATAGTTTTAAAAACTAA
- a CDS encoding histidine phosphatase family protein → MTETRLYISRHGKTMFNTIGRVQGWCDTPLTKFGEEGIRELGRGLKDAGIPFKKAVSSDLGRTVQTITIAQRELGILGKIPYYQDKRIREWCFGSFEGMYDAELFNGVLPRISGIVDASTMSFEEIANGIQEADTAGWSESWEVLSHRILTGFESIARDLEAQGGGNALVVSHGMTIATLVNLLEPNRPTNLALDNGSVTVVRYESGRFTIEAVGDLSYRRRGAELLAKK, encoded by the coding sequence ATGACAGAAACAAGACTGTATATTTCGCGTCACGGTAAGACCATGTTTAATACCATCGGTCGCGTTCAAGGCTGGTGTGATACCCCTTTGACGAAATTCGGAGAAGAAGGAATCCGTGAATTGGGTCGTGGGTTAAAAGATGCTGGTATTCCTTTTAAAAAGGCAGTTTCCAGTGACTTAGGACGGACTGTGCAGACCATTACCATTGCCCAGAGAGAGTTGGGCATCCTTGGGAAAATTCCTTATTACCAAGACAAGCGGATTCGGGAGTGGTGTTTTGGTAGTTTTGAGGGCATGTATGATGCGGAGCTATTTAACGGAGTTCTGCCTCGTATCAGCGGTATCGTAGATGCTTCAACCATGAGTTTTGAAGAAATTGCAAACGGCATTCAAGAAGCCGATACAGCGGGCTGGTCTGAGTCCTGGGAAGTGTTGAGCCACCGTATTTTGACTGGTTTTGAGTCTATCGCTCGCGATCTGGAGGCCCAGGGTGGCGGTAATGCTTTGGTTGTCAGTCATGGGATGACGATTGCTACTTTGGTCAATCTTTTGGAGCCAAACCGTCCAACCAATCTAGCCTTGGACAATGGTTCCGTTACAGTTGTGCGATACGAATCAGGTCGCTTTACCATTGAAGCCGTCGGAGATTTGTCTTACCGCCGTAGAGGAGCAGAGTTGCTTGCGAAGAAATGA
- a CDS encoding ATP-dependent Clp protease ATP-binding subunit, whose product MNNNFNNFNNMDDIFNQLMGNMGGYNTERRRYSINGREVTPEEFVYYRQTGKLPQSEQAQTQETKGNVKPGGILAKLGRNLTEDAREGKLDPVIGRNKEIQETAEILARRTKNNPVLVGDAGVGKTAVVEGLAQAIVNGDVPAAIKNKEIISIDISGLEAGTQYRGAFEENIQNLVDEVKKAGNIILFFDEIHQILGAGSTGGDSGSKGLADILKPALSRGELTLIGATTQDEYRNTIMKNAALARRFNEVKVNAPSSEDTYQILKGIKPLYEAHHNIDLPDSVLKAAVDYSVQYIPQRSLPDKAIDLIDVTAAHLAAQHSVTDIKTLEEEIAQARNRQTQAAEKEDYEQALKEKVRIDKLQAQIDNHTESQRVVATVNDVAEAVERMTGIPVSQMGASDIERLKEMKSRLAANVIGQDDAVEAVSRAIRRNRAGFDEGNRPIGSFLFVGPTGVGKTELAKQLALDMFGSKEAIIRLDMSEYSDRTAVSKLIGTTAGYVGYDDNSNTLTERVRRNPYSIVLLDEIEKADPQVITLLLQVLDDGHLTDGQGNTVNFKNTVIIATSNAGFGYPATAEGDGDIMERIAPYFRPEFLNRFNAVIEFKHLDKEDLKAIVDLMLAQVNKTLAKKEIELKVTEAAKAYLMEEGYDKAMGARPLRRVIESQIRDKVTDFYLDNIHAKRLVADMVDGQLVIQEELGN is encoded by the coding sequence ATGAACAATAATTTCAACAACTTTAACAATATGGACGACATTTTCAACCAACTTATGGGAAATATGGGCGGCTACAATACGGAACGCAGACGCTATTCTATCAATGGCCGCGAAGTGACACCAGAAGAGTTTGTCTACTATCGCCAAACAGGTAAGCTCCCACAGAGCGAGCAAGCCCAAACGCAGGAAACTAAAGGAAATGTCAAGCCAGGTGGTATTTTGGCTAAATTGGGTCGCAATCTGACAGAGGATGCCCGTGAAGGCAAGTTGGATCCAGTCATTGGTCGGAATAAGGAAATTCAAGAAACCGCCGAAATTCTAGCCCGTCGTACCAAGAACAATCCTGTTCTGGTTGGAGATGCGGGTGTCGGAAAAACCGCCGTAGTAGAAGGTCTGGCTCAAGCCATTGTCAACGGTGATGTTCCAGCTGCTATCAAAAACAAGGAAATTATCTCTATTGATATTTCAGGTTTGGAGGCCGGAACCCAATACCGCGGTGCTTTTGAAGAAAACATCCAAAATTTGGTCGATGAGGTCAAAAAAGCAGGCAACATCATCCTCTTCTTTGATGAAATTCATCAGATTTTGGGTGCAGGTAGTACAGGAGGGGATTCAGGTTCCAAAGGTCTGGCGGATATTTTGAAACCAGCACTTTCCCGCGGAGAATTAACCCTAATCGGGGCAACAACACAGGATGAGTATCGGAACACCATCATGAAAAATGCAGCTCTAGCGCGCCGCTTCAATGAAGTCAAGGTTAATGCTCCATCTTCTGAGGATACCTACCAGATTCTCAAGGGGATCAAACCTCTCTATGAGGCTCACCACAATATCGACCTTCCAGATTCTGTATTGAAGGCAGCGGTGGATTACTCGGTTCAATACATTCCTCAACGCAGTTTGCCAGACAAGGCCATTGACTTGATTGATGTAACTGCTGCTCACTTGGCAGCTCAGCACTCTGTAACAGATATTAAAACGCTTGAAGAAGAAATTGCTCAAGCCCGCAATCGCCAGACTCAGGCTGCTGAAAAAGAAGACTATGAACAAGCGCTCAAGGAAAAAGTCCGTATTGATAAGCTGCAAGCGCAGATCGACAACCATACAGAGAGCCAGCGTGTCGTAGCTACGGTCAACGACGTCGCTGAGGCAGTTGAGCGGATGACAGGGATTCCAGTATCGCAGATGGGGGCATCCGACATTGAGCGCCTCAAGGAGATGAAGTCACGTCTTGCTGCTAATGTCATCGGTCAAGACGATGCGGTTGAAGCTGTATCACGCGCCATTCGTCGGAATCGTGCTGGTTTTGATGAAGGCAACCGTCCGATTGGCTCCTTCCTCTTTGTCGGCCCGACTGGGGTTGGGAAGACTGAGCTAGCCAAACAGTTGGCTCTGGATATGTTTGGCTCAAAAGAAGCCATCATCCGTCTGGATATGTCTGAGTACAGCGACCGAACAGCGGTATCTAAGCTTATTGGAACCACCGCGGGTTATGTGGGCTATGACGACAACTCCAACACTTTAACCGAGCGTGTGCGCCGCAATCCGTACTCGATTGTCCTTTTGGATGAAATTGAAAAGGCAGACCCGCAGGTTATTACCCTTCTGCTTCAGGTACTAGATGACGGGCATTTGACAGATGGTCAGGGTAACACCGTCAACTTCAAGAACACTGTCATTATTGCAACCTCAAACGCAGGTTTTGGTTATCCGGCAACCGCTGAAGGAGATGGTGATATTATGGAGCGGATTGCCCCTTACTTCCGTCCAGAATTTCTCAACCGTTTCAACGCAGTCATTGAATTCAAGCACTTGGACAAAGAAGACCTCAAAGCCATCGTTGATCTCATGTTGGCACAGGTTAACAAGACTTTGGCCAAGAAGGAAATTGAATTGAAGGTAACAGAAGCAGCCAAGGCCTATCTGATGGAAGAAGGCTACGATAAGGCCATGGGAGCTCGCCCGCTTCGCCGTGTGATAGAGAGTCAGATCCGTGATAAGGTGACAGATTTCTATCTTGACAACATCCATGCTAAGCGACTTGTAGCAGACATGGTGGATGGACAGCTAGTCATTCAGGAAGAGCTGGGGAACTAA
- a CDS encoding Cna B-type domain-containing protein, whose translation MIKNILKFFITATFLVSFFSPSRMDTVHAAEHNDVITKISIVNKDGSPITGPVRQWERFRIDIDFALPNNTVKAGDTSTFTFPNELALSQNPAFELRDPRGNLVATAVMKQRTVTLTYTDYPERHSDVTGTLHIFARVDHVVIPNAQTIQVDFTVEGKVIPGGKIDFNGIGKPYPNEIDKAGWQSSTDSKIIEYAISVNRKKVALNNAVVKDTLKIPGASFNQSSLRIYQGDWQFINGDWRLLNQRDVTADYAVTWNGQEFSVNLGNLRADQGIMLRYQVHIPYVPASGELFQNTASLETNQTLQKTLDSYVRFLTADGRAEGYVFTVQIKKVSEDGTALAGAEFELVRNSTGQVVGKLITDESGIASVNGLLKDNYTIREKKAPTGYELENKEISISPSDFGSITRVAFKTITNKRIVTSIQGKKTWDDNLNQDGLRPQSITIHLLANGQPTGQTTTATEATGWAYQFTNLPKYENGTEIRYSVKEEEVTGYTVVYDGLNITNKHEPEKTKIVFNKIWEDSNNLDGSRPNKITVILKSDGQEVDRQEVTVDADGNWKGEFTNLDVYKQGVKINYTVDEVVPAGYEKTITGDSSTGFTIKNSHTPVTTTTTTTTEVTTTTSTTTSEEPSTTTSEETTTVTTTSEEPSTTTSEETTTVTTTSEEPSTTTSEETTTVTTTSEEPSTTTSEETTTVTTTEEQTTTTSEESTTTTTTEEASTTTSTEETTTPPTPSSSTTTVEPKKVLPKTGQSSTIWLSFLGVLLFVACGFGYRFHRQKD comes from the coding sequence ATGATAAAGAACATTCTTAAGTTTTTTATTACCGCAACCTTTTTGGTTTCATTTTTCTCACCCTCTCGTATGGACACCGTCCATGCTGCCGAGCATAACGATGTCATTACCAAGATTTCCATCGTAAATAAGGATGGAAGCCCTATTACCGGCCCGGTCCGGCAATGGGAGCGATTCCGTATTGACATAGACTTTGCCCTGCCAAACAACACGGTAAAGGCCGGCGATACCTCCACCTTCACCTTCCCTAATGAACTCGCATTATCACAGAACCCCGCTTTTGAACTCCGAGATCCCAGAGGAAATCTGGTAGCTACGGCTGTTATGAAGCAGCGGACAGTGACCCTGACCTACACGGATTATCCCGAGCGCCATTCCGATGTGACCGGAACCCTTCATATCTTTGCTCGTGTAGATCATGTTGTCATTCCGAACGCCCAAACCATTCAAGTGGATTTTACTGTTGAAGGCAAGGTCATCCCTGGCGGAAAAATTGACTTCAACGGTATCGGAAAACCCTATCCAAACGAGATAGACAAGGCCGGTTGGCAAAGTTCGACCGATTCAAAAATTATTGAGTACGCTATTTCGGTCAACCGTAAAAAGGTTGCTTTGAACAATGCCGTTGTCAAGGATACATTGAAAATCCCAGGCGCCAGCTTTAATCAATCATCTCTAAGAATCTACCAAGGTGATTGGCAATTTATCAACGGCGACTGGCGACTCCTCAACCAACGGGATGTGACTGCCGACTACGCCGTTACTTGGAACGGCCAAGAATTCTCTGTGAATCTAGGGAACCTCCGTGCAGATCAGGGAATTATGCTACGCTACCAAGTTCATATTCCTTATGTCCCTGCAAGCGGGGAACTCTTCCAAAACACAGCTAGCCTAGAAACCAATCAAACCCTTCAGAAAACACTAGACTCCTATGTTCGTTTCCTCACAGCGGATGGTCGAGCAGAAGGTTATGTATTCACTGTCCAAATCAAAAAAGTATCCGAAGACGGAACTGCTTTGGCCGGTGCTGAATTTGAACTGGTTCGTAATTCGACAGGTCAGGTTGTTGGCAAGCTAATCACTGACGAGAGCGGAATTGCTTCTGTCAATGGATTATTGAAAGATAATTACACCATTCGTGAAAAGAAGGCACCTACAGGCTATGAACTAGAAAACAAAGAAATTAGTATCAGTCCTTCCGATTTCGGCTCCATTACTCGAGTGGCTTTCAAGACAATTACCAACAAACGGATTGTAACCTCTATCCAAGGTAAGAAAACCTGGGATGATAACCTGAACCAGGACGGCTTGCGTCCTCAGTCTATCACCATCCACCTACTGGCCAATGGACAGCCGACTGGACAGACCACAACAGCTACTGAAGCTACTGGATGGGCCTACCAGTTCACCAACCTACCAAAATACGAAAATGGTACCGAAATCCGTTATTCTGTCAAAGAAGAAGAGGTGACCGGCTACACTGTTGTCTATGATGGCTTGAACATCACCAACAAGCACGAGCCAGAAAAAACCAAGATTGTCTTTAACAAAATTTGGGAGGATAGCAACAACCTAGATGGCAGCCGACCAAACAAGATTACTGTTATTTTAAAGTCTGATGGTCAAGAAGTCGACCGCCAGGAGGTGACAGTAGATGCAGACGGCAACTGGAAAGGGGAATTTACCAATCTAGATGTCTATAAACAAGGCGTAAAAATCAACTACACTGTCGATGAAGTTGTCCCAGCAGGATACGAAAAAACAATAACAGGTGACAGCTCAACTGGTTTTACAATCAAAAACAGCCACACACCTGTCACAACAACAACGACAACAACGACAGAAGTTACAACAACCACCTCTACTACTACTTCTGAGGAACCGTCCACTACAACGTCCGAAGAAACAACTACGGTGACCACTACTTCTGAGGAACCATCTACTACAACATCCGAAGAAACAACTACGGTTACTACTACTTCTGAGGAACCGTCTACTACAACATCCGAAGAAACAACTACGGTGACCACTACTTCTGAAGAACCGTCCACTACGACATCCGAAGAAACAACTACGGTGACCACAACAGAAGAACAAACCACTACAACCTCCGAAGAATCTACGACAACTACGACCACTGAGGAGGCTTCTACCACAACCTCTACGGAGGAAACAACAACCCCACCGACACCAAGTTCTTCAACTACAACTGTTGAACCTAAAAAAGTCCTGCCAAAGACAGGACAATCCTCAACCATTTGGTTAAGTTTCCTTGGAGTCTTGCTTTTTGTAGCTTGTGGATTCGGCTATCGTTTCCATAGACAAAAAGACTAA
- the malQ gene encoding 4-alpha-glucanotransferase: MTNRTSGILMHITSLPGKFGIGTFGQPAYDFVDFLVETKQTYWQILPLTTTSYGDSPYQSFSAIAGNPHLIDFELLAEEGLLDEADFSEQDFGKEADSVDYALLYQVRRPILEKAVDRFLQDDKRKRDFAAFEKANASWLTDYAEFMAIKEHFGNKALQEWDDKEVIARNEEALDKYRLALADSIDYFKVCQYFFFSQWKALKAYANQHHIKIIGDMPIYVSADSVEVWTKPQLFKLDATRKPLYVAGVPADNFSKDGQLWGNPLYDWEQHEKTGYSWWIYRIHESFKLYDVLRIDHFKGFSDYWQVDGKAEVAKVGTWEPGPGYNLFKAVKESLGDLPIIAEDLGNIDAKARKLLADCGYPGMKILEFGFFDVTGKSIDAPHRCTPNSIAYTGTHDNEVINGWYNNLSAEQQEYVDAYSNRKPIEPVSQAMLRILFATVSDTAIATMQDVLDLGEDSRMNTPSTVGGNWQWRMKPEDLTQERKDFLLKMTKLYQRGNEHHD; encoded by the coding sequence ATGACAAATCGTACCAGTGGAATCTTAATGCATATTACCTCACTTCCTGGAAAGTTTGGTATCGGTACCTTTGGTCAGCCTGCCTACGACTTTGTTGATTTTTTGGTAGAAACCAAACAGACCTACTGGCAGATTTTACCTTTAACCACCACAAGCTATGGGGATTCTCCCTACCAATCCTTCTCAGCGATTGCCGGAAATCCACATCTGATTGACTTTGAACTCTTGGCAGAAGAGGGTTTGTTGGATGAGGCGGATTTTTCTGAGCAAGATTTTGGCAAAGAAGCAGACTCGGTTGACTATGCCCTGCTCTATCAGGTGCGGCGTCCCATTCTGGAGAAGGCTGTGGACAGATTTTTACAAGATGATAAACGAAAAAGAGACTTTGCTGCCTTTGAAAAAGCCAATGCTTCTTGGTTGACAGACTATGCAGAGTTTATGGCCATCAAGGAACACTTTGGCAACAAGGCCCTTCAGGAGTGGGATGACAAAGAAGTCATCGCCCGTAATGAAGAAGCCTTGGACAAGTACCGGTTGGCCTTGGCTGATAGCATCGACTACTTCAAGGTGTGTCAATACTTCTTTTTCAGTCAATGGAAGGCGCTCAAGGCCTATGCCAACCAGCACCACATCAAGATTATCGGCGATATGCCAATCTATGTTTCGGCTGACAGCGTGGAAGTCTGGACCAAGCCACAACTCTTCAAGTTGGATGCCACACGCAAGCCTCTCTATGTGGCAGGTGTGCCGGCAGACAACTTTAGCAAGGACGGTCAGCTGTGGGGCAACCCGCTCTATGACTGGGAGCAGCATGAAAAAACAGGTTACAGCTGGTGGATCTACCGCATTCATGAGAGTTTTAAACTCTATGACGTCTTGCGAATTGACCATTTCAAAGGCTTCTCAGACTACTGGCAGGTAGATGGTAAGGCGGAAGTGGCCAAAGTCGGTACTTGGGAGCCTGGGCCTGGCTACAATCTCTTTAAGGCTGTCAAAGAAAGTTTGGGTGATTTGCCAATCATCGCAGAAGATTTGGGCAATATTGATGCCAAGGCTCGTAAGCTTTTGGCAGACTGTGGCTACCCAGGGATGAAAATTCTAGAGTTTGGCTTCTTTGACGTCACAGGAAAGAGCATTGATGCGCCCCACCGGTGCACACCGAACTCCATCGCCTATACCGGCACTCATGACAATGAGGTAATCAATGGCTGGTACAACAACCTGTCTGCGGAGCAGCAAGAATACGTTGATGCGTACAGCAACCGCAAGCCCATTGAGCCAGTCAGTCAAGCCATGCTTCGTATCCTGTTTGCGACAGTTAGCGATACCGCTATTGCGACCATGCAGGATGTCTTAGACCTAGGCGAAGATAGCCGGATGAATACCCCTTCCACTGTCGGCGGAAACTGGCAGTGGCGCATGAAACCAGAAGATTTGACACAGGAACGCAAAGACTTCCTGCTGAAAATGACGAAACTATATCAAAGAGGAAATGAACACCATGATTAA